Proteins encoded by one window of Verrucomicrobiota bacterium JB022:
- a CDS encoding beta-ketoacyl-[acyl-carrier-protein] synthase family protein has product MNPRYQALQPVVVTGLGWATCLGTDRSSVSNRLRRMEHGIRPFPPFEDPKIPIALAAPVEGFNTDSADQEDWTYPASLKLRLEQLRGLAPHGIYAAYAVQQAIEEAKLDADQVSNPRTGLFAASAGSTMMVHHHMTRMDRFGPMRCSPLGIVASIAGTLNFNLCALHRIRGASTGFVSACASSGHALGYAFEEIALGRQDRMIVVGAEDCNRETIAPFAGMRVLSRQTDPDLASRPFDQGRDGFVGTGGAVAMVLESREAAAARGAPELAEIHGWGQATDGFHVAAPHPDGDGLRRAMEMALARAEVTPGQIDYVNAHATSTPVGDAAECKALKAIFGTAHGPSISSTKALTGHGLSLSSIMETAFCVLALNEGFMPGSAHISQLDAEAEGLDIIRQTKDAQPNLVLTNSSGFGGANVCLVLGRGKTNHAALLS; this is encoded by the coding sequence TTGAACCCTCGCTACCAAGCTCTGCAGCCCGTCGTGGTCACCGGCCTCGGCTGGGCGACCTGTCTCGGCACCGACCGCAGCTCCGTCTCGAACCGGCTGCGGCGGATGGAGCACGGTATCCGGCCCTTCCCGCCCTTCGAAGATCCGAAGATTCCCATCGCGCTCGCCGCGCCGGTCGAAGGCTTCAACACCGATTCGGCAGATCAGGAAGACTGGACCTACCCGGCATCGCTCAAGCTGCGCCTGGAGCAACTGCGCGGCCTCGCCCCGCACGGCATCTATGCCGCCTACGCCGTCCAGCAAGCGATCGAAGAAGCCAAGCTGGATGCCGACCAGGTCTCGAACCCGCGCACCGGTCTCTTTGCCGCCTCCGCCGGCTCGACCATGATGGTGCACCACCACATGACGCGCATGGACCGCTTTGGCCCCATGCGCTGCTCGCCGCTCGGCATCGTAGCCTCGATCGCAGGCACCCTCAATTTCAACCTCTGCGCGCTGCACCGCATCCGGGGAGCCTCCACCGGCTTCGTCTCGGCATGCGCCTCCAGCGGCCATGCCTTGGGCTACGCCTTTGAAGAAATCGCCCTGGGCCGCCAGGACCGCATGATCGTAGTGGGCGCGGAAGACTGCAATCGCGAGACCATCGCGCCCTTTGCCGGCATGCGCGTGCTCTCCCGCCAAACGGATCCGGATCTCGCCTCCCGCCCCTTCGACCAAGGCCGCGACGGCTTTGTCGGCACCGGCGGCGCTGTGGCCATGGTGCTCGAATCGCGCGAAGCCGCCGCCGCCCGTGGCGCACCCGAACTGGCCGAAATCCACGGTTGGGGACAGGCGACCGACGGCTTTCATGTGGCCGCCCCCCACCCTGACGGCGACGGCCTGCGGCGTGCGATGGAAATGGCCCTCGCCCGCGCCGAAGTCACGCCCGGGCAGATCGACTATGTCAACGCCCACGCCACCTCCACCCCGGTGGGCGATGCCGCCGAATGCAAGGCCCTCAAAGCCATCTTCGGCACCGCGCATGGCCCCTCGATCAGCAGCACCAAGGCCCTCACCGGCCACGGCCTCAGCCTTTCCTCCATCATGGAGACCGCCTTCTGTGTCCTCGCTCTCAACGAGGGCTTTATGCCCGGCTCAGCCCATATCTCTCAACTCGATGCCGAAGCCGAAGGGCTCGACATTATTCGACAGACAAAAGACGCCCAACCGAATTTGGTCTTGACGAACAGCAGTGGTTTCGGCGGTGCTAATGTCTGTCTGGTTCTGGGTCGTGGTAAAACCAATCACGCAGCTCTTCTCTCATGA
- a CDS encoding RsmE family RNA methyltransferase, translated as MEDWPDLRVYQPELPAEGGPQRFALSAEESHHLVKVRRAREGEPVLLLDGSGHRWLGTLTVAHAKQAEVEARAIASLPVPPTRVIVGQALPKGKTMDNVVHRAAELGVAVLVPLATHHSEVSLDAKRADSKVEKWTAVAIEALKQCANPHLPEIPPVQSLEAFLQAQAGAEVKLVAALTPETRPLLELMQALSPRPGSIALLVGPEGDFSDREYQQIFAHGYQPVSLGPRILRVETAFVSAVSVIQAALGQ; from the coding sequence ATGGAAGATTGGCCCGATTTGCGCGTCTACCAGCCTGAATTGCCCGCCGAGGGTGGGCCGCAACGCTTTGCCCTCAGCGCGGAAGAGAGCCACCACCTGGTAAAGGTACGCCGCGCACGCGAAGGCGAGCCCGTCTTGCTGCTCGATGGCAGCGGGCATCGCTGGCTGGGCACGCTGACGGTCGCCCACGCGAAGCAGGCGGAGGTGGAGGCGCGGGCGATTGCCTCCCTGCCGGTGCCGCCGACCCGGGTGATTGTGGGCCAGGCGCTGCCCAAGGGTAAAACGATGGACAATGTCGTCCACCGCGCCGCCGAGCTGGGCGTGGCCGTGCTGGTCCCGCTGGCGACCCACCACAGCGAGGTGTCGCTGGACGCCAAGCGGGCCGACAGCAAGGTGGAGAAGTGGACGGCAGTGGCCATCGAGGCGCTGAAGCAGTGCGCCAACCCTCACCTGCCGGAGATTCCGCCCGTGCAGTCGCTGGAGGCGTTTTTGCAGGCGCAGGCCGGGGCGGAGGTCAAGCTGGTCGCGGCTCTCACCCCCGAGACGCGCCCGCTGTTGGAGCTGATGCAGGCCCTGTCGCCGCGCCCGGGCTCAATCGCCCTGTTGGTGGGGCCGGAGGGCGATTTCTCGGATCGCGAGTATCAGCAGATCTTTGCCCACGGCTACCAGCCGGTGAGCCTGGGGCCGCGCATTCTGCGGGTAGAGACGGCCTTCGTCAGCGCGGTGAGCGTCATTCAGGCCGCGCTCGGGCAATAA
- a CDS encoding phosphopantetheine-binding protein: protein MSQSTLKEQELRESLKRCSERTIEAAISFQTSRDPELIPTIVLGIVERFADPEVRPKIWEGGDDVRLMEDLGIDSLLLVEIVMLTEEVLTISIENEELRHLRTLGDVKRYLDAKIKGEPIEFGGEKFTFEQLLNLMPHQPPFLFLHDAKMDGEFAEGSYRISGQEEFLEGHFRGNPVFPASLMLEALGQLAVFYLLKSQKAELKGLVDPKSIYFLSAEGIRCHRICRPQDTLQLKVKLLRVHSPLAQFSGTITCNGAKVAKVEELALSIASFSTEDGESEPTSL from the coding sequence ATGTCCCAATCGACGCTGAAAGAACAGGAATTGCGTGAATCGCTGAAGCGATGCTCCGAGCGCACGATTGAAGCAGCGATCAGCTTCCAGACCAGCCGCGATCCTGAATTGATCCCCACCATCGTGCTCGGGATCGTCGAACGCTTTGCCGATCCAGAAGTCCGCCCGAAGATCTGGGAAGGCGGCGACGACGTCCGCCTGATGGAAGATCTCGGCATCGATTCGCTGCTCCTCGTCGAAATCGTCATGCTGACGGAAGAAGTGCTCACGATCTCGATCGAGAACGAGGAACTGCGCCACCTGCGCACCCTCGGCGATGTGAAGCGCTACCTCGACGCCAAGATCAAGGGCGAGCCGATCGAGTTCGGCGGCGAAAAGTTTACCTTCGAGCAACTGCTCAACCTGATGCCGCACCAGCCCCCCTTCCTCTTCCTGCACGACGCGAAGATGGACGGCGAATTCGCCGAGGGCAGCTACCGCATCTCGGGGCAGGAAGAGTTCCTCGAAGGCCACTTCCGCGGCAACCCCGTGTTCCCGGCCTCGCTCATGCTCGAAGCCCTCGGCCAGCTCGCCGTCTTCTACCTGCTCAAGAGCCAGAAGGCCGAGTTGAAGGGCCTCGTCGACCCCAAGTCCATCTATTTCCTCTCGGCCGAAGGCATTCGCTGCCACCGTATTTGCCGACCGCAAGACACCTTGCAGCTCAAGGTGAAACTGCTGCGCGTCCACTCCCCGCTCGCACAATTCTCCGGCACCATAACTTGCAATGGCGCCAAAGTGGCTAAAGTAGAAGAACTCGCGCTTTCGATTGCGTCGTTTTCCACGGAAGACGGGGAAAGCGAACCGACTTCTCTCTAG
- a CDS encoding pyruvate carboxylase subunit B, which produces MPQPVTFNNTVLRDGHQSLAATRMRTEQMLPALADLDALGFGALETWGGATIDAGLRFLNEFPFDRLDRIKEGTPNTPHMMLLRGQNIVQYANFPDDVVEAFVERSAAHGMDIFRVFDALNDPRNLQAAVNAVKKVGKHAQGTLCYTTSPFHTVEKFIELGEEMEKIGCDSICLKDMAGLIPPHRTKLIVEGLKKRVKIPVWVHTHETAGLGGATYYAAIEAGADAVDCSITPFANGTAQPDTVRMMAMLEDHARRPDYDMKRLERLREHFTKVYGELSSFTQHQNEVVDSDALVYQVPGGMLSNFRNQLKEQKMEDRFEEVFAEIPRVREALGWIPLVTPTSQIVGVQAMLNVKFGRWKNFSPQAMDIALGYYGQTPAPVDPEVQKLASEKAKKPVITERPADLLQPRMEKLREELKKEGLPTNDEHCVIWAMFPQELKKHYASKNAPSQPTTVSMATPAAAAPAPAPQAAPAPAATAPAPAGGAKWKKMRLNINGHALEATVEEIK; this is translated from the coding sequence ATGCCACAGCCAGTCACTTTCAACAATACCGTGTTGCGCGACGGCCACCAAAGCCTGGCGGCCACCCGGATGCGCACCGAGCAAATGCTGCCCGCCCTCGCCGATCTCGACGCCCTGGGCTTCGGCGCGCTCGAAACGTGGGGCGGCGCGACCATCGACGCCGGGCTGCGGTTCCTGAACGAATTCCCGTTCGACCGCCTCGACCGCATCAAGGAAGGCACGCCCAATACGCCGCACATGATGCTGCTGCGCGGCCAGAACATCGTCCAATACGCCAATTTCCCTGACGACGTGGTCGAAGCCTTCGTCGAGCGCTCCGCCGCGCACGGCATGGACATCTTCCGCGTGTTCGACGCGCTGAACGACCCGCGCAACCTTCAAGCCGCCGTCAACGCGGTGAAGAAGGTCGGCAAGCACGCCCAAGGCACGCTCTGCTACACCACCAGCCCCTTCCACACGGTCGAAAAGTTCATCGAGCTGGGCGAGGAGATGGAGAAGATCGGCTGCGACTCCATTTGCCTCAAAGACATGGCGGGCCTCATCCCCCCGCACCGCACCAAGCTCATCGTCGAAGGCCTCAAGAAGCGCGTGAAGATCCCCGTGTGGGTCCACACGCACGAAACGGCCGGCCTCGGCGGCGCCACCTACTACGCCGCCATCGAGGCGGGCGCGGACGCGGTGGACTGCTCGATCACGCCCTTTGCCAACGGCACGGCCCAGCCCGACACCGTGCGCATGATGGCCATGCTCGAAGACCACGCGCGCCGTCCGGACTACGACATGAAGCGCCTGGAGCGCCTGCGCGAGCACTTTACCAAGGTCTACGGTGAGCTCAGCTCCTTCACCCAGCACCAGAACGAAGTCGTCGACAGCGACGCGCTCGTCTACCAGGTGCCCGGCGGCATGCTCTCCAACTTCCGCAACCAGTTGAAGGAGCAGAAGATGGAAGACCGCTTCGAGGAAGTATTTGCGGAAATCCCCCGCGTGCGCGAAGCCCTCGGCTGGATCCCGCTCGTCACCCCCACCTCGCAAATCGTGGGTGTGCAAGCCATGCTCAACGTCAAGTTTGGCCGCTGGAAGAACTTCAGCCCGCAGGCGATGGACATCGCGCTCGGCTACTACGGCCAGACGCCCGCGCCGGTCGACCCCGAGGTGCAAAAGCTCGCCTCCGAGAAGGCCAAGAAGCCGGTCATCACCGAGCGCCCGGCCGACCTGCTCCAGCCGCGCATGGAAAAGCTGCGCGAAGAGCTGAAGAAGGAAGGCCTGCCGACCAACGACGAGCATTGCGTGATCTGGGCCATGTTCCCGCAAGAGCTGAAGAAGCACTACGCGAGCAAGAACGCGCCCAGCCAGCCGACCACCGTCAGCATGGCCACGCCCGCCGCTGCCGCACCGGCTCCCGCTCCCCAGGCCGCGCCGGCCCCGGCTGCCACTGCTCCGGCCCCCGCCGGCGGTGCCAAGTGGAAGAAGATGCGCCTCAACATCAACGGCCACGCTCTCGAAGCCACCGTCGAAGAGATCAAGTAG
- a CDS encoding FeoB-associated Cys-rich membrane protein — translation MPTDLQSLLIYLIVATAVVWLVRGLIFRKKKACGGGCGGDCAAPVKRNPVIEKAVQRQQKPGSK, via the coding sequence ATGCCGACCGACCTCCAAAGCCTGCTGATTTACCTCATTGTGGCCACCGCCGTCGTCTGGCTGGTGCGCGGGCTCATCTTCCGCAAAAAGAAGGCCTGTGGCGGAGGCTGCGGTGGTGACTGCGCGGCGCCCGTGAAGCGCAACCCCGTGATCGAAAAGGCCGTCCAGCGCCAGCAAAAGCCGGGCAGCAAGTAA
- a CDS encoding glycosyltransferase: MNPSHARPDNRRRILLLSSSTGSGHDRRAEAFRNWVEELYPDQFEVRQEQIIENSSRLGAFGVWLYNQIQRHGPIAHNLYWEIVELFTATHSQSVSYGGRYYRELLQSYRPHLVLSLHDCTNRGYFQDARKVLGDSVRTMTYCGEWSGGRGFSVNWAEPSVDRFVARTNAARMHAIELGVPADKASVLTNFLPRRALGGSYSLVEKKAARQSFGLHPERFTVFISTGSQGASHHLRFLRSLLPLADRVQAIVVCGRNEKACEQVRAWHQRHPQLALHLEGFSRRMPELMRASDCVVTRGGANTAAEALQAGCPVVFHTLGGMMPQERLTVQYFQAQAAGELVHNEEELEKLLARWLDRPGDYQRLLHRFRQLRADDRPEDLLHDIAEMLGVRSKRAATAHELAPVAAVS, from the coding sequence ATGAACCCATCGCACGCTCGCCCAGACAACCGCCGCCGCATCCTGCTCCTCAGCTCATCGACCGGTAGTGGTCATGACCGTAGGGCAGAAGCGTTTCGCAACTGGGTCGAGGAGCTCTACCCGGACCAATTTGAAGTCCGCCAGGAGCAGATCATCGAGAACAGCAGCCGCTTGGGCGCCTTTGGCGTGTGGCTCTACAACCAGATCCAGCGGCACGGGCCCATCGCCCACAACCTGTATTGGGAAATCGTCGAGCTGTTTACGGCCACGCACAGCCAATCCGTCTCCTACGGCGGCCGGTATTATCGCGAGCTGCTCCAAAGCTATCGCCCCCACCTCGTCCTTTCCCTGCACGACTGCACCAACCGGGGCTACTTCCAGGATGCCCGTAAAGTCCTCGGCGACAGTGTGCGCACGATGACTTACTGCGGCGAATGGAGCGGCGGACGCGGCTTCAGCGTCAACTGGGCCGAGCCGAGCGTCGACCGCTTTGTCGCCCGCACCAACGCCGCCCGCATGCACGCGATCGAGCTGGGCGTCCCGGCCGACAAGGCCAGCGTGCTCACCAATTTCCTCCCGCGCCGCGCTCTCGGCGGCTCCTACAGCCTGGTCGAGAAAAAGGCCGCACGCCAAAGCTTCGGCCTGCACCCCGAGCGCTTTACGGTCTTCATCTCCACCGGTAGCCAAGGCGCATCTCACCACCTGCGTTTCCTGCGCTCGCTCCTCCCCCTCGCCGACCGCGTGCAGGCCATCGTTGTCTGCGGGCGCAACGAGAAAGCGTGCGAACAAGTGCGTGCCTGGCACCAGCGACACCCGCAACTGGCGCTGCACCTCGAAGGCTTCAGCCGCCGCATGCCCGAGCTGATGCGCGCTTCCGACTGCGTGGTGACCCGTGGCGGCGCCAATACCGCCGCCGAAGCTCTGCAGGCCGGCTGCCCCGTCGTTTTCCACACCCTCGGTGGCATGATGCCCCAGGAACGCCTCACGGTGCAATACTTCCAGGCGCAGGCCGCAGGCGAACTCGTCCACAACGAGGAAGAGCTGGAAAAGCTGCTCGCCCGCTGGCTCGACCGTCCGGGCGACTACCAGCGCCTGCTGCACCGCTTCCGCCAGCTCCGCGCCGACGACCGCCCGGAAGACCTGCTGCACGACATCGCCGAGATGCTCGGCGTGCGCTCCAAGCGCGCCGCCACCGCCCACGAGCTGGCGCCGGTCGCCGCCGTTTCATGA
- a CDS encoding glycosyltransferase, with translation MSAWVFVFTTFPVSTETFVQREIEALIEQGRPLRLYSLWGGSDSFHGVPIERFGLRGITEAIARLPGWLWRNPKALTRPLRTLLESPLPNLINAGEQWLGLAAGLRYAHEWAAADLRHAVWASAPTTALWLTRELTGAPYSFGGHAYDLFEDGGDALLPTKIAAAEGIRTSTGAGHERLIAFGADPQRVWLIRRGLVDWPVVTPVRPERRPLRILSVGRLVEKMGYARQLEVYARLKRERVPFTARIIGGGPLHQALTADLQKRDLTAEVQLTGAQPFATVAEALAWADVLLFTGVVAASGDRAGLPNIIGEALAAGVPVVATPVGGVAEVIVPEENGLLAETVDDLATALTRLTHDTALAEKLHTNGQSWARTHFDARQNVAHLAQRLAGTVSA, from the coding sequence ATGAGCGCCTGGGTCTTCGTCTTCACCACCTTTCCCGTCTCGACGGAGACCTTTGTCCAGCGTGAGATCGAGGCCCTGATCGAGCAAGGCCGCCCCCTGCGCCTCTACTCCTTGTGGGGCGGTAGCGACAGCTTCCACGGCGTGCCGATCGAGCGCTTTGGCCTGCGCGGCATCACTGAAGCCATCGCCCGCCTACCTGGCTGGCTGTGGCGTAACCCGAAGGCACTCACGCGGCCCTTGCGGACGCTGCTCGAAAGCCCCCTGCCCAACCTGATCAACGCGGGCGAGCAATGGCTGGGCCTCGCGGCCGGTCTGCGCTACGCCCACGAATGGGCCGCAGCCGACCTGCGCCACGCCGTCTGGGCCAGTGCGCCGACGACGGCCCTGTGGCTGACCCGTGAGTTGACCGGCGCCCCCTACTCTTTCGGCGGCCACGCCTACGACCTTTTTGAAGACGGCGGCGACGCCCTCCTGCCCACCAAGATCGCCGCCGCTGAAGGCATCCGCACCAGCACCGGAGCCGGGCACGAACGCCTGATCGCCTTCGGCGCAGACCCGCAGCGCGTGTGGCTGATCCGTCGCGGCTTGGTGGACTGGCCTGTCGTCACACCCGTGCGCCCTGAGCGCCGCCCCTTGCGCATCCTCAGCGTCGGCCGTCTGGTCGAAAAGATGGGCTATGCGCGCCAACTGGAAGTCTACGCCCGCCTGAAGCGCGAACGCGTGCCCTTCACGGCCCGCATCATCGGCGGCGGCCCGCTGCACCAAGCCCTGACCGCCGACCTTCAGAAACGCGACCTCACCGCCGAGGTGCAACTGACCGGCGCCCAACCCTTTGCCACCGTGGCCGAAGCCCTCGCCTGGGCCGATGTGCTGCTCTTTACCGGCGTCGTTGCCGCCTCGGGCGACCGCGCGGGCCTGCCCAACATCATCGGCGAAGCCCTCGCCGCCGGCGTCCCTGTGGTCGCGACTCCCGTCGGCGGCGTGGCCGAAGTCATCGTGCCGGAGGAAAACGGGCTGCTCGCCGAAACGGTCGACGATCTTGCCACTGCGCTCACCCGCCTAACCCACGACACCGCCCTCGCCGAAAAGCTGCACACCAACGGCCAGAGCTGGGCCCGCACCCACTTCGACGCTCGCCAAAACGTCGCCCACCTTGCTCAACGACTGGCGGGGACTGTGTCTGCCTGA
- the feoB gene encoding ferrous iron transport protein B has translation MAAPTPTLSPEDPNASPGAQAADAQASRLFALVGNPNSGKTTLFNALTGLRQKVGNYPGVTVERKEGICYSQHGRPMRIVDLPGSYSLSVRSPDEKIMRDVLLGRRSDMPAPDAVICVIDASNLERNLYLATQVIEIGLPTILVLNMIDVAERRGIRVDTEKLSHRLGVPVIRCAAASGKGVTELKLAMSRADLPSSSLRLPVPELMQEAIKEIAPVLKRGARPHQGLARAEARLLLADIDHFDPTDAGPASTRIQLWVQRLDRELPGWRSERITQRYAQIGDLMRETVHRFNPNRKSMTERIDKVLLHPVGGIVVLSCVLTLLFYSVFQLAVPFMDAIDGLVGAVGEWAAAMLPEGALRGLIVDGIIAGVGGVVIFLPQILLLFFFIALLESTGYMARAAFMLDKLMNKVGLHGRSFIPLLSSYACAVPGIMATRTIESAKDRLVTILVAPFMTCSARLPVYLVLIAALFPEGEGTALQRALIMFGLYMLGTVSALLFALIFKKFLFKGQTPSLVMELPSYKWPQWGQIAREMFDRAVIFLRRAGTVIFALSIVLWFGMNYPQTPFSEEIPEGATEEQVAEIEAHHAQEHLANSFAGRLGHTLEPIFSPLGYDWKINIGVIASFAAREVFVSTMAIVYNVEDGGEDTDSLLDNLRNQKRTDGSPVFTPLTCLSIMVFFVYALQCLSTVAVVKRETQSWRWAGFQVVYMFAVAWIAGALVFQLGQLLGFQ, from the coding sequence ATGGCGGCTCCTACACCCACCCTTTCTCCCGAAGATCCGAACGCTTCACCGGGCGCCCAAGCGGCCGACGCCCAGGCTAGCCGGCTTTTTGCGCTGGTGGGGAATCCCAATTCGGGCAAAACCACGCTCTTCAACGCGCTGACCGGCCTGCGCCAGAAGGTGGGCAACTATCCGGGCGTAACGGTGGAGCGCAAGGAGGGCATCTGCTACTCGCAGCATGGCCGCCCGATGCGGATCGTCGACCTCCCGGGCTCCTACAGCCTCAGCGTGCGCTCGCCAGACGAGAAGATCATGCGCGACGTGCTGCTGGGCCGCCGGAGCGACATGCCGGCGCCCGATGCGGTGATCTGCGTGATCGACGCCAGCAACCTCGAGCGCAACCTCTACCTCGCCACCCAGGTGATCGAGATCGGCCTGCCGACGATCCTGGTGCTCAACATGATCGACGTGGCCGAGCGCCGGGGCATCCGCGTCGATACCGAAAAGCTGAGCCACCGCCTCGGCGTGCCCGTGATCCGGTGCGCCGCCGCCAGCGGCAAGGGCGTGACGGAGCTGAAGCTGGCCATGAGCCGTGCCGACCTCCCGTCTTCCAGCCTGCGCCTGCCCGTGCCGGAGCTGATGCAGGAGGCGATCAAGGAAATTGCGCCCGTGCTCAAGCGGGGGGCGCGCCCGCATCAAGGCCTGGCCCGGGCAGAAGCCCGCCTGCTGTTGGCCGACATCGACCATTTTGACCCGACCGACGCCGGCCCCGCCTCGACGCGCATCCAGCTATGGGTGCAGCGCCTCGACCGCGAGCTGCCGGGCTGGCGCTCCGAGCGCATCACGCAACGCTACGCCCAGATCGGCGACCTGATGCGCGAGACGGTCCACCGCTTCAACCCGAACCGCAAGAGCATGACGGAGCGGATCGACAAGGTGCTGCTCCACCCGGTGGGCGGCATCGTCGTGCTCTCCTGCGTGCTCACCCTGCTTTTCTACAGCGTCTTCCAGCTGGCAGTGCCCTTCATGGACGCGATCGACGGCCTGGTCGGCGCGGTGGGTGAATGGGCGGCCGCTATGCTGCCCGAGGGTGCCTTGCGCGGCCTGATCGTCGACGGCATCATCGCCGGCGTAGGCGGCGTGGTGATCTTCCTGCCGCAGATCCTGCTGCTCTTTTTCTTTATCGCGCTGCTGGAGTCGACCGGCTACATGGCACGCGCGGCCTTCATGCTCGACAAGCTGATGAACAAGGTGGGGCTGCATGGCCGCAGCTTCATCCCCCTGCTCTCCAGCTACGCCTGTGCGGTGCCCGGCATCATGGCCACACGCACGATCGAGAGCGCCAAAGACCGCCTGGTGACGATCCTCGTCGCGCCGTTCATGACGTGTTCGGCCCGGCTCCCGGTCTACCTGGTGCTGATCGCGGCCCTTTTCCCCGAAGGCGAAGGCACGGCGCTGCAGCGTGCGCTGATCATGTTTGGCCTGTACATGCTCGGGACGGTCAGTGCGCTGCTCTTTGCGTTGATTTTCAAGAAGTTCCTCTTCAAGGGGCAGACGCCTAGCCTCGTGATGGAGCTGCCCTCCTACAAGTGGCCGCAATGGGGGCAGATCGCGCGCGAAATGTTCGACCGTGCGGTCATCTTCCTGCGCCGCGCCGGTACCGTGATCTTTGCGCTGAGCATCGTGCTGTGGTTTGGCATGAACTACCCGCAGACGCCCTTCAGCGAGGAAATCCCCGAAGGGGCGACCGAAGAGCAGGTGGCGGAGATCGAGGCGCACCACGCGCAGGAGCACCTCGCCAACTCCTTTGCCGGTCGCCTCGGGCACACGCTGGAGCCGATCTTCTCCCCCCTGGGCTACGACTGGAAGATCAACATCGGCGTGATCGCCAGCTTTGCCGCCCGCGAAGTCTTCGTCTCGACCATGGCCATCGTCTACAACGTCGAAGACGGCGGCGAAGACACCGATTCCCTGCTCGACAACCTGCGCAACCAGAAGCGGACCGACGGCTCGCCCGTCTTCACCCCGCTGACTTGCCTCAGCATCATGGTCTTCTTCGTCTACGCCCTGCAGTGCCTCAGTACGGTGGCGGTCGTCAAGCGCGAGACCCAGAGCTGGCGCTGGGCGGGCTTCCAGGTCGTCTACATGTTTGCGGTGGCCTGGATCGCCGGCGCGCTTGTCTTCCAGCTCGGCCAGTTGCTCGGCTTCCAATAA
- a CDS encoding VanZ family protein, with the protein MFPSRNPRRRAVVFAVAMLLTILMFSARPVPPPAAILPLWTFDKVGHFGVFGLLATAWIRTGLRPWQAVLLVVAYSVVDETVQGMNPVRVFDLRDIVANAVGAVVAAVAWCYWGAYRRLLETRVC; encoded by the coding sequence ATGTTTCCTTCCCGGAATCCCCGGCGCCGGGCGGTGGTTTTTGCCGTAGCGATGCTGCTGACAATCCTCATGTTTTCGGCCCGCCCAGTGCCGCCGCCTGCCGCCATCCTGCCTCTCTGGACCTTCGACAAGGTGGGGCATTTCGGCGTCTTCGGGCTGCTCGCGACGGCGTGGATCCGGACCGGGCTCAGGCCTTGGCAGGCCGTCTTGCTCGTCGTCGCGTACAGCGTGGTAGACGAAACGGTGCAGGGCATGAACCCCGTGCGCGTCTTCGACCTGCGCGACATCGTGGCCAATGCGGTGGGCGCCGTCGTGGCTGCTGTGGCGTGGTGCTACTGGGGGGCTTATCGCCGCCTGCTCGAAACCCGCGTATGTTGA